The Sebastes umbrosus isolate fSebUmb1 chromosome 4, fSebUmb1.pri, whole genome shotgun sequence genome has a window encoding:
- the tdg.1 gene encoding thymine DNA glycosylase, tandem duplicate 1 isoform X2: MAHMAYPEPMMDQQEPAKLAKPPAKKRGRAAQPKEPKAPKPPKVPKAPKPPKPPKDPKAPKAKPGPKPKKAAEAQGDGKQEKIDESFKKVKRKFDRFKGMSEEEVMTKTLPDLLEYNLDYVIIGINPGLMAAFIGRWFPGPGNHFWKCLFLSGFTEEQLNHMHDTSLPVKYKMGFTNMVERATPGSKDLSSTELREGGKILVEKLKKFKPLIAVFNGKCIYEMFCREMFGKKPKKLDFGLQPHKIPDCDVALYLMPSSSARCAQFPRAQDKVHFYIKLRELRDQLKGLRKATEIEEIDYKFDLKLAKEDAKKAAIKEEQYDPGYEDAYGGVYAERGPEGENTEKQTNGHCTFSTAENTEGAQEATTSQEPEGQLPDGQWMTQSFADQIPDISGGPKDGSV; this comes from the exons CCCCAGCCAAAAAGAGAGGCAGAGCAGCTCAACCCAAGGAGCCCAAGGCACCCAAACCACCAAAAGTCCCCAAGGCACCAAAGCCACCCAAGCCACCTAAGGACCCAAAGGCACCTAAAGCCAAACCCGGTCCTAAGCCCAAGAAGGCTGCTGAGGCTCAGGGAGATGGCAAGCAAGAGAAGATTGATGAGAGCTTCAAGAAGGTGAAGAGGAAATTTGACCGCTTCAAGGGAATGTCAGAGGAGGAAGTCATGACGAAAACTCTACCAGACCTGCTGGAATACAACCTGGACTATGTCATT ATTGGTATCAATCCAGGACTGATGGCAGCTTTCATTGGACGGTGGTTTCCAGGTCCTGGAAATCATTTTT GGAAGTGCCTGTTTCTGTCTGGATTTACTGAGGAGCAACTCAACCATATGCATGACACCAGCCTGCCTGTCAAGTACAAAATGGGCTTCACCAACATGGTGGAAAGGGCGACGCCAGGGAGCAAAGACCTCTCGAG TACAGAGTTGCGTGAAGGAGGCAAAATTCTTGTAGAGAAGCTGAAGAAGTTCAAACCTCTTATTGCTGTTTTTAATGGAAAAT GCATCTATGAAATGTTCTGCAGAGAGATGTTTGGTAAAAAACCAAAGAAACTTGATTTTGGTTTGCAGCCACACAAGATCCCCGACTGTGACGTG GCTCTGTATCTGATGCCTTCATCCAGCGCTCGCTGTGCTCAGTTCCCTCGTGCTCAGGACAAAGTCCATTTCTACATCAAACTGAGGGAGCTCAGAGATCAGCTGAAGGGTCTCCGAAAAGCCACAGAGATCGAGGAGATTGATTACAAATTTGACTTGAAATTGGCGAAGG AGGATGCCAAGAAGGCGGCGATAAAGGAGGAGCAGTACGATCCTGGTTATGAAGACGCCTACGGTGGAGTGTATGCAGAGAGAGGACCTGAAGGGGAAAATACTGAAAAGCAGACCAACGGTCACTGTACATTCTCAACTGCAGAaaacacag AAGGAGCACAAGAGGCGACCACATCACAAGAACCAGAGGGCCAGCTCCCAGACGGACAGTGGATGACCCAGTCCTTCGCAGATCAGATCCCAGACATCAGCGGGGGACCAAAGGACGGCAGCGTATAA